A region from the Triticum urartu cultivar G1812 chromosome 1, Tu2.1, whole genome shotgun sequence genome encodes:
- the LOC125513480 gene encoding haloacid dehalogenase-like hydrolase domain-containing protein Sgpp, which yields MYAFARGSQPHVCPVSSPPTVHHSTASLPRSPRIASARFSRYRNHTARAYRRGTGAPDMSAAGDRDLRELAPLEAILFDIDGTLCDSDPFHFLAFRELLQEVGFNNGVPITEEFYSANISGWHNDALAGALFPELDHAKGMEFMDRKEALFRKLAAGELKGLAGLQELCTWIEGRNLKRAAVTNAPRANAELVLSLLGLTSFFPVLVIGSECERAKPSPDPYLKALDLIGASPDHTFIFEDSASGIRAGVAAGVAVVGLTTGNPEKVLRDAGASLLIGDFRDPKLMAMLQELDPAAADKQG from the exons ATGTACGCCTTCGCGCGCGGTTCGCAGCCACACGTCTGCCCCGTCTCCTCCCCTCCTACAGTCCACCACTCTACTGCATCGCTACCACGCTCACCTCGCATCGCCAGCGCCCGTTTCAGCAGATACAGGAACCACACCGCGCGCGCCTACCGGCGGGGCACCGGAGCGCCGGACATGTCGGCCGCCGGCGACAG GGATCTGCGGGAGCTGGCGCCGCTGGAGGCCATCCTGTTCGACATCGACGGCACCCTCTGCGACTCGGATCCCTTCCACTTCCTCGCCTTCCGCGAGCTGCTGCAGGAG GTTGGTTTCAACAATGGAGTCCCCATCACCGAGGAGTTCTACAGCGCCAACATCAGCGGGTGGCACAACGACGCCCTCGCCGGCGCTCTGTTCCCGGAGCTCGACCACGCCAAGGGCATGGAGTTCATGGATCGCAAGGAAGCCCTGTTCAGAAA GTTGGCAGCAGGAGAGCTCAAGGGACTGGCGGGATTGCAGGAACTGTGCACATGGATCGAAGGCCGCAACCTGAAGCGGGCGGCGGTGACGAACGCGCCGAGGGCGAACGCGGAGCTCGTGCTGTCGCTCCTCGGCCTCACCAGCTTCTTCCCGGTGCTCGTCATCGGGAGCGAGTGCGAGCGGGCCAAGCCGTCCCCGGACCCGTACCTCAAGGCCCTCGACCTCATCGGCGCGTCGCCCGATCACACGTTCATCTTCGAG GATTCCGCGTCCGGGATCCGGGCCGGCGTCGCCGCCGGCGTGGCCGTGGTGGGCCTGACCACCGGGAACCCGGAGAAGGTGCTGAGGGACGCGGGGGCGAGCCTGCTGATCGGGGATTTCCGGGACCCGAAGCTGATGGCCATGCTTCAGGAGCTAGACCCTGCAGCTGCAGATAAGCAAGGCTGA